In the genome of Nycticebus coucang isolate mNycCou1 chromosome 12, mNycCou1.pri, whole genome shotgun sequence, the window CCCTGGAATAGGTTATAATAAAAAGCAATGCCTTTATCAAGCTTTTTCTGGTCCAAACTTGCCACTTTTGCATGacactagggcagtggttctcaaccttcctaatgccacagtgtgttttcattgttaaaaggcatcgcaacccacaggttgagaactgctgcactagGGGGTAGAAGGCTTTTGGCTGATGACTTATCTTTGGTCAGCTGTGATAAATTCAAACACAATGGCTATTCCCACTGTCTCTTTAACTTCCTGGTCAGCAGGTATAGACCAGACAGTGCTGGGCTTGATGGAATGTCTAGTATTCCCTCTCTTCAGCATCTAGTTCTACCTGTGGCCAAGAATAATGTTTctgaaaaaagaataatgaggCCTGCCTATTCAAAAAGGTTAGGAAGAACTGCAAATTTACTATTATAGACAGCTGTGGAAATAAAATTGTAGACATTGATTATTTGCATAATGTTCAAAGGTATAATTTACTATCATCTTTAAAGGATATAAAAGGgtcactttgtttttttagatTATAAGGCACTTGGGATATTAAAGCGGCAGTTCCCTAACACATCACTAATTGGGCTGACTGCAACTGCGACAAATCATGTTTTGAAGGATGCTCAGAAAATTTTGTGTGTTGGAAAGTGTTTTACTTTTACAGCTTCTTTTAATCGGCCAAATCTTTATTATGAGGTATGTAATATAAATGTCAAGTCATTACTTTTGTGAAGAATTACATCAGAAAGGTTCTACCTTTTGATGATAGGTATTTACATGAATAACAATGAACTATGTTTGAAAGTTTTTAACATTGGGAGGAAATTTTAAGCAGATTCCTTAATTAGTGCTCTGTCTATTGTGCTGCATATTTCTATGTGCTACCTTTTGTTAGGTTAAATAGAAGACACTGTTTTATTAGGTGATTTACTGTCTTTTGTAAAAGATACGCCTAAGTTGCACTTATTTGATAAGTATATAATACATGCATCTTTTTTTATGTAATGATGTAAAAGATGGAGTGATACTAAGGACCCTAATGACATCTCTATTGCAATCAAGTACCAAGTAATAGAAGTATTAATATGTTATTAAAGATTTGCTAATACtcccttttatattttaataacataaatttgaaaataagataaCCTAATAGCTGTCTTTTCGTTTTTTCTAAACCCTTTGAAGAatggatttaattttttctgaattttcattGAAGATTTATTTAGactatggtttttgtttttataaaagaagcaccagaatataaaaaaatctccccCTTTACAAGTTATTCACTACTTCTAGGGCTCCTCATCTgtggtaaattaaaaaataagactcaAGAATCTGGGAGGTGGCAGGGATGTGTCAGATGGATTGAGTCCTATGAGGCAagtgaaagaggagaaaaaaaaaaaactgctaatgAAAGAACCACACCTGGAAAGTTGTTACATAGATGGATACTTGGATGGTgctgattcatttatttttaataagttaacTTTTCATTAGGTTCGGCAGAAGCCCTCAAACACTGAAGATTTCATTGAGGATATTGTAAAGCTCATTAATGGGAGATACAAAGGGCAATCAGGTAATATGAAAAACAAGCTTTGCAAACTCAGAGagaactttcaaaaaaataactaatattaCCCTGAAAATTAGATTGATAATAACACTAAAAACATTAGTGTATGACAGAAGATACTAGAAAATGTTGTAATAAAATTAATTCACTTGGTGATCTTAAGAAACCATGACATTTGCTTATGCCACAGATAATaagtctgatttattttttgcttatactTAATTGCTTTCAAATGACTTAATGGTAATTGTCAACAGTGCATAatgttttggcatcagggaccagtttcatggaagacagtttttctggGGGTTGTGGGAGGATTGGGCatgaggcagagctcaggtggtgatgtgagtgacGGGGAACAATTGTAAATACAGATGGAGCTTCAGCTCTTTTGCCTGCCCACCATTCATCTTCACGCTGTGCTGcccagttcctaataggccatgGACTGGTCTTAATACACCTGCATTCCCCAACCCCAGTCCATGGTCCAGGGGTTAGGGACCACAGGTGTACAAGACAGAGGATTAAGCAACTGATGTTCTAACGGGATATAAAATATAGTCCATTACTGTATAGGGAACTCTAAAGACCTAAATTCAGTTAAGCATAGATGGAGTGTATACACTTGAGTTCCACAATTCATGATCAGACAGGTGCTATTGAAGCAGAGCTTGTGTCAAAGTAGCATTTCAAACTGTTCCATAGACTTTTAGGAGATAGTAATGAGTGTCCTGGACAAAAGAAGTTCCCGGGTCAAATAAGTTTGAGAAAGGCTGCAGCTATTTATCCTGCCTGGTGAGTCATAGGGTGTGTTAACACATTAGAAGCTCTGGTCAGCCCTGAAAATAAGAAGCCTGTTTACTGTATTGAATACAGTGTTCCCCAAACTCAATTGAACTTGAAACTTGTTTTTCACAACACACAGCACACTTGTTAACACCTTATGGACATCAGTTTGAGAAATATTATGTGGTGGGAGGAAAGAAAATAGGTAATGGGAACAAAACTGGTGGCTCAGGGCTCACGTCTACTCTAAAGCAAGCTGATTATCAAACCTTACATTATAACAAGACGTCAGTATTTGGCCAAGGCCTTTTCATTGGACTCAAATTCTTTCTACCCCTGTGTAATATATTAATCAGCctcttgaatgtgtgtgtgttgaaaaTTATCTTCCAGGAATTTACCTTATATATCTAACAACTGGATACATTTTACTGCAGGAATCATATATTGTTTTTCTCAGAAGGACTCTGAACAAGTTACAGGTAGTTTACAGAGCTTGGGAATTAATGCAGGTGCTTACCACGCCAATATGGAGCCAGAAGACAAGACCAAGGTTCATAGAAGTTGGGCAGCCAATGAGCTTCAGGTTAAGTATATATCTTTGATAGAAACCTAacatacctttaaaaatattttaccttcatttaattaactgataaaatgttaaaatattttaggtGGTGGTGGCAACAGTTGCATTTGGTATGGGAATCGATAAGCCAGACGTGAGGTTTGTTATTCATCATTCAATGAGTAAATCTATGGAAAATTATTACCAAGAGAGTGGGCGTGCAGGTATGTAGAACTCAAATCTACAAGTAATTTTTTAGAAACTTTTTCCAGAAAATGCATTATAAATGTttggtaattctgtgtttttaATCTTCTTTGTTGGATAGAATAATGAAATCTTAGCAGTTTCATACTTACATATGAAGACATTTTGCTTATGTCCTACTGCTATGAATTATTTCTTATTCTGTATACTAAGATGATCTCCTGAATTTTTAGTGGTTTCAAATCCATAACTTGATTATTTgtagatatatttttaacttaataaagGTGATTATTAATATGTCTctttagtcattttttaaaaatttgaggtCAGCTGTTACGAATTGACATCCACATCTCTGAAATTTCTAGATGTAGTATGAAGCATTGTTAGCTAATTTAATTTTACctgttatttttatatgttttgaattttttaaagtaatgatgCAATTTGAAGATTTTTCACGCCATAGGTCGGGATGACATGAAAGCTGACTGTATTCTGTACTATGGCTTTGGAGATATATTCAGAGTAAGTTCAATGGTGGTGATGGAGAATGTGGGACAGCAGAAGCTTTATGAGATGGTGTCGTATTGTCAAAACATAAGCAAGTAAGCCATGtacctttttttaacttttgccaGTTATAGCCAAACACGTATGAAATTGTTGATGTTACTTTGTATACTTACTAAAAATATTAGTATAACACCAAAATGTATGTCTATAAAAGCAGATGTCTGAGAGTAGGGACCAGTATATGAATCTGGATAACCTGCCTTAATCCAAGTAAAGATGCTGTGTCTTTGGGCTACTCcttcaaagctatttttttttttttttattgaaggtTCTAATACAATGAACCCTTTTTTCTCTGGCATTGGTATACAGCTACACACTTTTAGTAATTTTGAAAAGGCATATGATAGGCATTTTGAGGGTCAAGCTCAGTAACCTGCCATCCTACTGTCTGTGATAATTGAGTAGAGGGTAAAGTTCTTCCCTTAAGAAATAGGTTTAAATTTACTTAGGTGGCTTTAATTCGACCATATAGCTTCTTGATCTTAGTCCTATTTATACTCTTACTGCTTGTCACATAAGAAGGGCTCAGAAATGCTGCAGTGGTAAGCAGTACCTGGACAGTGATAGTGGTCTTTCTTCCCAGCAGATGCTACCATAATGTAGTTAaagatatatatttctttaaaagcccagtagaggctgggcatggtggttcatgccaataatcttagcactttgagagatggaggtgggaggattgcttgaggccaggagttcaagatcagcctggggaaCATGTTAAGAcgccaatatttaaaaattagttgggtgtggtttCACACGCAGTAGTTCTGggtacttggaagactgagacagaaggatttagccctggagtttgagattgtagcGAGCTATGACGATggcattgcactccagcctgagtaacagtgagaccttgtctcaaaaacaaaaataggccaAATAGACCCTCGTGAAGCATACTTCAGTGTTTAGACTCAAATATTAATACTTTGAAACATAAGAAACTGCTTTACTGTCaggaatatattcttcttctaATAGTTAAAATAGTGAATTTAAAAAGCCAACTCAAATTTCTTAAGCAGTGTTTATCAAGAACATATGGAAACAAAATCTTGTATGGTAGGCAGAATGTCCCCCACAAAAGAAGTCCACATCTAACTCTGGGAACCTGTGAATATTTTACCTTATATggcaaagggaaattaaaattgCAGATGGAATTTGGGAGTGTATTTGGCTCATCAGGTGGCCCAGTATTACCACCTGGGTCCTTaaaggaagagggagacagaaatgGTCATATTAATGTGATGTGGGGCGGACTCAACCCAGCTGTTGACTTTGACAATGAAATGAAGGAAGGGGACCTGGGCCAAGGAATGCACTTAGCCTCTAGAAACTGGGAAAGGACAGGACAGTTCTCCCCTAAAACCCTCCAGAAAAAATCCAGTCAGCTGCCAGTGATTTTGACCCAGTTTGACCTATATTAGACTTCTGAACTATAGAGATGTAAGataatgaatttgttttaaaCCACCGATTTTGTGGTAATAATATGCAGCAAAAAGAAACTAATGTAAGTGTATTCTgaaataggaatttttttaaaacttcattagatcatttaataaataatttctctAAATGTTTGCAGATGTCGCCGTGTGTTGATAGCTCAACATTTTGATGAAGTATGGAACTCAGATGCATGTAACAAAATGTGTGATAACTGCTGTAAAGATACTTGTGAGTTCATTTTTTAAACCTGTATAGGTTAATACATTCTTACATAATTTAACTACAGGGATATAGTTTTAGAAATTTGTCATTtggtgatttcatcattgtgcaaacTGATAagaacctagatggtatagcctaaCACACCTTGGATAGCGCCTAGCCTACAAACCTGTACGGTATGTTACTATcttgaatactgtaggcaattgtaacacaatgggaAGTATTAAAAAAGGTACCATAAAAATACGGTTTTATCATCTCATGGGGCCACTGTACATATGTGATCTGTTGTTGACTGAAAAATCGTTATGTGGTACAAGACTGTATATACAGCTAGGACTATGTGAGGGAAGTATTATACCCCTAAATGGACTTAAAAGATTTAACGAAGTGTGAATAGTTTTCCAGATTCAAAAATACCAACACAAAGTTTTGAAACAAaggtaaataaaaggaaacatcaTGTGTTTGCCTTTGTTTCAAAACTAGCTAGCTCCTCATGTAAGACCTGAGTTCTGATGCATTGGTGGATAGAAGCCAGCCACTATATTTTACTTTGCAGCTAAATGAACTTAAGAATTTATCAGACTATCTTAAACTGAACAAATTAACAAGAGTCAGATGTATAAATCAAGAGTGCTAGTCTCTTAATTAGTAATTGGGGATATCAGTCCAGGATACTCTTGTTGCTAAATCATAGTACCAGGAATCCATACTAATTTCAAGACTTTGCTTAATAAGCATGAATCAGATAAGTATGAGGAATAGACTGGTTACCAAACACACTTCTCGGTAACTTAATAAGTATGTCTAGTGGATACTTTCCGATTCTTAGAACATATGGTGAGCCTTGTAATAACGAGGGTGTTTGTTTCCTTCATATCACTGTAAACCCCACAATGTGTTGCAGAAACTGTAACTTGGTCTAGTGACAGAGATTTGAGAAATAGCTTAGTGTTAATTCACAATACATTAAAAACAATTCAGTATTCAGGGTGGTTCATGTTGATAGAACTAGTTTTAGATCAGTTTAGCTACTTAGGATATCCTATCTTTGCCCTTCTTTTCTACATACCAATTGTCTATAACCATGTCTCTTTCATTTGtagcatttgaaagaaaaaatgtaacacAGTATTGCAGAGATCTAATCAAGATCCTGAAGCAGGcagaggaaatgaatgaaaaactcaCTCCACTGAAACTGATTGATTCTTGGATGGGAAAGGGTGCAGCAAAACTGAGAGTAGGAGGTGTTATTCCTCCCACACTGCCTCGTGAGGATCTGGAGAAAATTATTGCCCACTTTCTTCTACAGCAGTATCTTAAGTATATACAAACCCTTTTCTTGTTCAAGTTTTCTTTGTGATTGCTTCATCTTTAATTGCAGCAGAATAAATGGGTTTGCATTTATTTCACGTGAACTTTTAAATGCTATAGAAAATATCTAATAAACTGTGATAGTGTAAGtcaaaaaggaacaaaactacTTTCTATGAACATTGTATTTGCATTCTTacaagttttattatttcaaatcagtgttatttaaaattattgcacATATTGTTATTTCTTTGGTAAATTTCAGAACACTCCTGATTGTTCGCTTTTATCTTCTGCAGAGAAGACTACAGTTTTACAGCGTATgccaccatttcatatttgaaaataggaCCTAAAGCCAATCTTCTGAATAGCGAGGCCCATGTTATTACTATGCAAGTAAAGCCTACCCAGAACTGTTCCAGGGTAACTGCCTATTAACtttcagttttatatatttaaaaatatatattaaagacTATGGGATGCTTTTCTGTAGTACTCCTCTAGATCTAGCTCAACACTTAGATTCTGGGTAtggaaaagagaaacattttctGTGGAGATGGTGAAAAAATTTAGACTAGCCTTTTCACATAGACAAGGGGGGGTTTTCCTGTCTCTTGGAATATGAAGAGTCCATTTTAATGTCCCGATTTTGTGGTGGACCCTGCCCTCTTGGTATTAGTTGTGATCATTACTGGTTGAGAAAGAAGTCTGTCTGTCTGCTACTCCagaagttgaaaaccactgttatAAACCAAGCACTATCAAGTCTGCAAAAGGCTGCCAGGTAGCACTGTGTATAAGATACTTCGGGCATTTTTTTAAGCTTCTCTGACAGTGTAGTTCCTTTTATTCACTATAGAACTTACATTTGAGTAGAAATTTAGAGATAAAAAAAACTAGACCCTTGGATACTTAAAGAAGTAACTGATGCTGAAggaatgttttgaaattattaatctTATAAGAAAACTGGTTGAATTTTTACTAGggtgttttgttattgtttttgtagGTTGAAGCATCTCAAACCAGTCATTCTGAAGAACCtgataaaagggaagaaaaaatttcaggTAAATTCCAGAAGAAGGCCGCAAACATGCTTCAGCACTCTGGTTCTAAGAATACAGgggctaagaaaagaaaaatcgaTGATGCGTGAAATGAATATTACTATTATTTCCCGAATAGTTTATGCATGTTTACACCATTATTTTTGTagttaatcaattttaaaaacaatgtcaTTGCTATCTTATACATATGGAGCTATGTTTTCAGAGCTTATCTCTGGAGACTTGAGATTTTGAGAACTTGGAAATTGGAGATCATGAATTAGCTAATTTTACAGAATGAgacaagggaaaaataatttttatgtaaaatccTTGAGAATAAGTTCACATCATTAAGTTCTTTATGCTTTAATATACttagttgcttttttcttttgacataaCTATCTTCTTTATACCAATACTATATACTGACAGAAGCTCATCATTAAATGAGTAATATTTTAAGCTACATAATATAGATAATGTGTTATAAAACCAATTCAGcaacaagcaaaaaaacaagGCATCAATACAAATATCAGCAAAGGAGATACTGTTGCATCTGTATTTAATAGAGTAAAGCAATACTACAAGCTTTCTGAAACCACAACCCTATTTTGAATTTCACAAAGAATGGCTCTCATCTACCAGAAGTGCGATTCCCAACCCCTgggccatggactggtaccagGCCACACAATAGGAGGCCAGGAGCAAGCTAGCCAACAGTCTTTGCTGgtatcactgcctgagctccgcctcctaaCAAATCTCCTCCTTaagtctgtggaaaaactgtcttccatgaaaccagtccctggtgccaaaaaagttggAGACTGCTGTAGTAGAGGACATTCTGGCTAAGTAGATAACTTAGCTAAATTTGCTCCAAAGCTAAATCACAAGTGAACATGTTTGAATGTTAAAACAAAAATGGATAACTGAAGACTtactatataatttataaatggtCACTTTTGTATTAGAAAATACATCTATAAATAAATTATCTGAACTGGTTTCATACTTAGACTTtgctttttttaatacttttcacTAACATCATTATCACCTCTGTCCTCTTAATGTTGTGGTCATTAACTGGGTTCAGTCATTCCTTTTATTTAGTTGTGATTTTTCTTGTCTCATTTGGGATATTCATGTGATTCTTGAAGAAATTCTCTTAGTCAAAATAATCTTCTATATCAATATTTGGATCTAGCAGATCTTCTCCATATTGTGAAAGATTCATTTGGTTTAAAATCAAGTTTTCAAAGGTTTCTTCTAAATCAGTTTCACCAATTAAGACAGCGCCCATCATCCGCCCGTTCTGCATGACCACTTTGATATATTCTTGTCCTTTGGTGCATCTCAGCATTAATTCATGATCTGAACCTAAGCCCTGTGCATTGTATTTTCCCAGCAATACAACCTAAATATAGGGATAAAAAAGTTACTCTTGTGAGtgccaaaaagaaaacataatgtgTCATTTTTCTATGTCATGCTAGAATAGCCAGcagaaaaattattcaacaaaATTTTACAGCTAAAAAGTATAATGTGGAGGAGTCCAAAGAAACACTAGAATGGCATGCAATTTTACaggttaaaaataacattaaaagtaTCTAGTGAACATAGTGAAGTGTTAACGTCTAACATTTCTATCATTAAAAATATCTAGTGAACATATAAATGTGTGTAATAAGATACCGGTTACATTAGCCTGGAGTCAGTGTTTAAAGATTTAATAAGGAAATGAACAGATCCTTCATAAACAAAGTACTTAATTTCCCTAAGCCTTTTGAAAGTTTCTTCTTATCcgtaaattaggaaaaaaaatacccgTTGCAGAGTAATAtaaaaaggattaaataaaataataagcatgGGGTAACACCTAGCTTATTCTTGAGTATAACAGCTGTTAATTCCTCTCAGATGGAAAGGATGAATCTCAAGTAAAAGTTAGAAAAGCACAACAGAACAAATACggaagggagatttttttttttttcttcttaactataaaatataatagTGATAAGCTGGGTAATAATTATCAGATGATCCTTACACCTTAATTCCTAACTAAGATCCGCAGTACTATCATGTATTGatttgcaaaaaaggaaaaaatatcattctttataaaatgattaaaacCATGCAAATTTGTAATCCAGTAGAAATTTAGATGATATATCAAGAGTTATATCTATCTTACCTTATAGTTAAAAAATTTTGTTACGTGAGCAAATAATTCAAAGCTGAAATCCATGTCAATTGATTCTCCTAAACTGGCTGCAGCCATACACTTTGCTGCATACCATCCCATCTGTCTGGCTTGAGTCCATAGCCGCATCTGAAATCATGAAAACCTGTTACACACTGTCATTTCTCAGGATCATTACTTGAACAATGTTACCATTTTACCTCATAAATTCTCTTAGCGGGGTTAGTGCACCCTAATCAGACTggtttttggaattttttgaaTTCTATCTAAATTACTACATCTAAAATTGAAAGATGACTCCAATCATCtatgttttaatataatttctattaaatagtatgaaaatattttaagttaaaccAGGCGAGAAACACATTTTAACTAACCAGTCCTCTCTTCGAAGTTTGTTATCGTAATAGAGATAACAAACTATCGCTAAAAATATTGTTCCATTTTCCAGTCACCTTCATTTTTAAGCATTAGATAATTAAGGCCCACTGGGTAACTACTGCAGTGGTTGGACCTGTTGGTGCCCAGCCCCAAGATACCCTATTAGATTTCAGAAACTGATTCTGGCAAATCATTTAGGTTTTTCCCTATAGTAGTATTAATTTCCCctctattgtatttttattttatgtttacaaagTTTTGGGCTTTTCTGTATAAGACATTACTGGCTTTGGGAGTCCTAGTGGATCTGAATATCAACTCTTCTGCATATTAAGgttttctgagccttagtttcttcatctgaaacaAACATAACACCACCTACCTCATAGCTCTTAGGAAAATTCAATAGCTTAGCCTATAAGAAGCAATTAGTTTCCTTCTACCCCTATGTGTGAGTATATGTACCTAATGCTGTCTTTTGTGCAAAAATGTCATAATCGTGGACGTGAGCTTTGAGCATTTCTAGTAGAAGTGATTTATTTAGTCTCCTCTGTAAACAAGATAGATAGGATGATGTGAAAGGCAGTCTATGGCAAAGAAGCAGAATAAAGTGAGCATAGTAGCAACTTGAGAAAAGCTAACAGAAGTGGCCTGCAGCAAGTTTACATCTTGgactatgtaaaaataaattaattagcaTCCTGGTTGGGTGCTAATTAATTAAGAAGTAGGGTCTAATTATAATGGATTCACTCAAAATAACGGATACCTGTTtagttttggatatttctttcctgcATCAGATTATAACACACATCACAGAAATAATTTATTCTAGAgggttttaaaatgttgaaaaaattccCATaaattccaactttttttttttttttctttttttttgtagagacagagtctcactgtactgccctcaggtagagtgccgtggcttcacacggctcacagcaacctccatctcctgggcttaagcgattctcttgcctcagcctcccgagcagctgggactacaggcgcccgccacaacgcccggctattttttggttgcagtttggccggggctgggtttgaacccgccaccctcggcatatggagccggcgccctactcacttagccacaggcgccacccagttccAACTATTaattgcaaacattttttttatttcctgatgTCTCTGCTGTCTTCATCATACAAAATGATGAAGCTACTTAAAATACGTTTGGTTCTTCTACTACTGTGTACTCTATAGTTAATCAGCATGAATAATACCCCTAACTGGGGAGCTAGTCTTAGCAAAGATAAGTGTTAATTAACATCTACCTGGGTTTCCGCCCTTCCTGAGACAACTTCACCTCTGGTCATTGTCTGTATCCTCTAGTAGTTTTGTTGTACCATTAGAAGGAGGCAGGCAATGCTCAGAGGTTGGGGGGAGTCTAGATGCAGTTCCAAGTTGTTAAGGCTGAGGAAAGCTCTTCACTATAGGAACATTTTTCAGTAATAATTACCATAGGACAGAATAGGGTCATCCAGGTATAGAATGTTTGGTCTGtatgatttattgatttattatcagtattttttttattctaaaccTGTGCTGTTCAATATGGCAGCCACTAAACAtgtaactatttaaatttaatgaaaaattaatagttaaaaattcagttcc includes:
- the PYROXD1 gene encoding pyridine nucleotide-disulfide oxidoreductase domain-containing protein 1 isoform X3, whose amino-acid sequence is MCEVKNIYLQEEFRILKKKSLSFPREDKSVTSDKEMWPIYVELTNEKIYGCDFIVSATGVIPNIDPFLHGNSFDLGEDGGLKVDDHMHTSLPDVYAAGDICSASWQPSPVWQQMRLWTQARQMGWYAAKCMAAASLGESIDMDFSFELFAHVTKFFNYKVVLLGKYNAQGLGSDHELMLRCTKGQEYIKVVMQNGRMMGAVLIGETDLEETFENLILNQMNLSQYGEDLLDPNIDIEDYFD
- the RECQL gene encoding ATP-dependent DNA helicase Q1 isoform X1, with translation MASISALTEELDSINNELHAVEIQIQELLERQQDLIQKKTVLTKKIKQGLEEDSDAGASNECDSSPAAWNKEDFPWSGKVTDVLQNVFKLQKFRPLQLETINVTMAGKEVFLVMPTGGGKSLCYQLPALCSDGFTLVICPLISLMEDQLMVLKQLEISATMLNASSSKEHVKWVHAEMLNKNSKLKLIYVTPEKIAKSKMFMSRLEKAYEAKRFTRIAVDEVHCCSQWGHDFRPDYKALGILKRQFPNTSLIGLTATATNHVLKDAQKILCVGKCFTFTASFNRPNLYYEVRQKPSNTEDFIEDIVKLINGRYKGQSGIIYCFSQKDSEQVTGSLQSLGINAGAYHANMEPEDKTKVHRSWAANELQVVVATVAFGMGIDKPDVRFVIHHSMSKSMENYYQESGRAGRDDMKADCILYYGFGDIFRVSSMVVMENVGQQKLYEMVSYCQNISKCRRVLIAQHFDEVWNSDACNKMCDNCCKDTSFERKNVTQYCRDLIKILKQAEEMNEKLTPLKLIDSWMGKGAAKLRVGGVIPPTLPREDLEKIIAHFLLQQYLKEDYSFTAYATISYLKIGPKANLLNSEAHVITMQVKPTQNCSRVEASQTSHSEEPDKREEKISGKFQKKAANMLQHSGSKNTGAKKRKIDDA
- the RECQL gene encoding ATP-dependent DNA helicase Q1 isoform X2, producing MASISALTEELDSINNELHAVEIQIQELLERQQDLIQKKTVLTKKIKQGLEEDSDAGASNECDSSPAAWNKEDFPWSGKVTDVLQNVFKLQKFRPLQLETINVTMAGKEVFLVMPTGGGKSLCYQLPALCSDGFTLVICPLISLMEDQLMVLKQLEISATMLNASSSKEHVKWVHAEMLNKNSKLKLIYVTPEKIAKSKMFMSRLEKAYEAKRFTRIAVDEVHCCSQWGHDFRPDYKALGILKRQFPNTSLIGLTATATNHVLKDAQKILCVGKCFTFTASFNRPNLYYEVRQKPSNTEDFIEDIVKLINGRYKGQSGIIYCFSQKDSEQVTGSLQSLGINAGAYHANMEPEDKTKVHRSWAANELQVVVATVAFGMGIDKPDVRFVIHHSMSKSMENYYQESGRAGRDDMKADCILYYGFGDIFRVSSMVVMENVGQQKLYEMVSYCQNISKCRRVLIAQHFDEVWNSDACNKMCDNCCKDTSFERKNVTQYCRDLIKILKQAEEMNEKLTPLKLIDSWMGKGAAKLRVGGVIPPTLPREDLEKIIAHFLLQQYLKEDYSFTAYATISYLKIGPKANLLNSEAHVITMQVKPTQNCSRVEASQTSHSEEPDKREEKISD